The DNA region TGCGCTCGCTGGGTGAGCACACGGCGCAGCTGCCGACCCTCGACGCCAACGCCGCGCGCGGCCTGCTCGACGAAGGTACGCCTGACGCGGCGCGCCGCGGCCCGTTCTTCGCAACCGATACGCCGCGCTCGTTGTCGGCCGGTTGCACGTTGGCGCAAGCGGGCTTGATCGAGCGGATGTGGCGCGATCTGCAGGAAGAGTGGCGGGTGCCGGTGCGCCTCGTGGTCAGCGGCGGCGCCGTAGACGAAGTGGCAAGCGCGCTGAAAGTGCCGCATACTCGCCACGATTCGCTCGTGCTGTCCGGCCTTGCGCTGATCGCCGCCGAGCGCGCAACGTAACGCGGGGCCTGAATCGCGGCAACATGGATGACCGCGAAATAACGGTGGCTCAACTTCTGGACGGGGAAAACCAACAATGCTGCGCTGGCTGATCGCCATATTGTTTCTTGCCAACATGCTGGCATTCGTCGCGGTGCGCGGCGTGTTCGGCCCGACGCCCACAGCCGGCGGACGCGAGCCCAACCATCTGAACCGCCAGGTTCATCCGGAATGGTTGAAGGTGCGGCCGGTCACGGCAACCGAGGCCGCCGATCAGGCGGTGGTGGGTGGGCCGGCGCCGGCGGCGCCGATCGCGGCATCCGCGTTGTCGCAGTAGCGCCGGCAATCGCGCGGCCAATCAGGGCGCTTGAGTTGCGAGAAGCCGGCTCGAGGCGCCAGCTTCATCGCCTCGCCATCTGGCGGCGTCCGGCCATTAGCCCTGGGTACGGACTTTCCTCAGCAATGCGGTCGTCGAGCGGTCATGCTCGAAGGGAATCGCCAACGCCTTGCCGCCCCAGCCTCGCACAATAGCCGACTCGGGCAATGCGTCCATGTCGTAGTCGCCGCCCTTGACGAGCACGTCCGGCCGAAGCGCCGAAATCAACTCCACGGGCGTTTTCTCGCCGAAGCACACCACGTAGTCGACGCTCTCGAGCGCCGCGAGCAAAGCCATCCGGTCAGCCTCGTTGTTGATCGGCCGGTCGTCGCCCTTACCAAGCATGCGAACCGACGCATCGCTATTCACGCCGACAATCAGACACGCGCCTAACGCCTTGGCGTCCGCAAGATAAGTGACGTGCCCGCGATGCAGGATATCGAACACGCCGTTGGTAAACACGACCGGCGCGTTCAGCGAGGGACGCAGCGTCGCCAGGGCATCGCGCGTCAGGATCTTGCGTTCAAAAGTGGCAGCCATGACGGAGTGGGAAAGAAACAAGGAAGTGCCGTCACGATACACGGTGAACGGCAGGAAGCAAAAAGGTCCGGCAAGCTCGCGCGTGCCGGACCTTTCCTGAAGACCTCGAACCCGCTCGCGGCCCGCGCCGCGAACCGGAGTCAGGCCGCTTGCGACCGTCAAGCCGGCTGTTCAGCCGACTTCTGCTCGGCCTGCAGGCGCGTGACCACTTCCTTGCGGTAGCGGTTCAGTTCCTGTGCCGTATTGAACGTGCGCTCGAAGAGAATCGACAGGTTGTGCAGAATGCGCTCCACCACCTTCTTTTCCCAGCCGTCGTCGAAACGGATCTGCTCGTCGAGCCAGCGTTCGAGCCATTCCGGATCCGGCAGACGCGATTGAATCGTGTCGCGCGGGAACAGCGCCTGGTTCACGTGCAAATTGGTGGGGTGCAGCGGCTTTTCCGTACGGCGCGCCGATGCCATCAGCACACCGATCTTCGCAAACGCAGCACGCGCGATGTCGCCGGTTTGCGCCATCGCCTTCTTCATGTAGCGCAGATACGCGCCGCCATGCCGCGCTTCGTCGCGCGAGATGGTTTCGTAGATGTGCTTGATGACCGGCTCGGTGTGCCATTCGGCGGCACGGCGATACCAGTGATTCAGGCGGATTTCGCCGCAGAAGTGGAGCATCAGCGTTTCGAGCGGCGGCGCCGGATCGAATTCGAAGCGCACGGCGTGCAACTCCTCTTCGGTCGGGCACATTGCCGGCTTGAAGCGGCGCAGATATTCCATCAGCACCAGCGAATGCTTCTGTTCTTCGAAGAACCACACGCTCATGAACGCGGAGAAATCGCTGTCGTGGTGGTTGTCACGCAGAAACATTTCCGTGGCGGGCAACGCCGACCATTCGGTGATCGCGTTCATCTTGATCGTCGCTGCCTGCTCGTCGGTCAATAGCGATGCATCGAACTTGTCCCAGGGAATGTCTTTCTCCATGTCCCATCGAACGGATTCGAGCGATTTATAAAGTTCCGGATAAAGCATGGTGTTCATAGTCCCACCCCTGTTCTGCGCATACTGTCTGTGTCTGTTACTACTACGTGTAGTACTTTTTGCTCACAGCGAACGGCTCGCACCCCATGGTGCGCCGTTTGCCGGCCAAGCATTCAATTTTACGCGGTAATCAGCCGCCCAGATGCACCTGGCGGCAAAGAAGTCCTGGCGTTTTGCGCATGCGCCTGACGTACCCTGACCGTACGACACGCGCTGCGGCCGACCGTGGGTGAGGGATACCCGTGCCTGAGGTCGAGCCAGTTTGCGATCAAGACCGCACCGTGCAGCCCTGCGCCGGTGGTGCCGGCGGCGAATGGAGCAAGGGCGGTTGGATTGGTTGTTCGACGCACGCCCAAAAGGCATTTAAAGCTTACACAATGATAGCACGCTGACTTGACGGTTCTCTCCACGTAAGAGGCGCAATTCCGGTGCCTGACTGATCTTCCGCAACAATTCGCGAGATTCGCGGAGTGTGTCGAAGATCGGGGTCAAAACCATGACAGACGGCGAATTCACCGTTTTGGGCAGCGCCGGGCCCCACGTCACGCCGCTGCGTTTCATTGCTCCCGTTAGATAGACTTTTTCGTGGCTTTCGGGCTGGCGCCTGCACCGCTTGCCCCACTGGCGCCGCCCGTACGCTTCGCCGAGGTCGACGCCCGCTTGGCCGCCGGCCGCGTGGCCAAGTGCTCTCCCGTCTGCCCGGTCGCCTGCGGCGTCTCGCCCGCCGGTTCGCCGCCGGATGCCGATGCCGCCTCCTCGCCTTCCGTGGAACCCGCGGCCGGGGTCCCCGCCTCCGCAGCCGGCTGGGTCATCGCGAACTGGGCGATCTGGTTGAACTGGGACTGCAGCAGATTCCACCACGCGGACGCGTCGAACGGCGGCGTGGCAGGCGCCTGCTCTTCGTCGCCGGAAGGCTCTTCCGCGGACGAACCGGTGTTCGCCGAAGGCGCCGGCGAAGCAGCCGGCGCGGACGCGGCCGGATGCGGCCAGCCCGTTGCCGGCGTGGGACTCGGCGCAGCGGAGGCCGCCGCGGGTTGCGTCATCGACGACTGCGCGAAAGCGCCAAACGCGCGCAGCGTCGCGAGCGTCGCGCGCTGCACTTCGAGGGCCTGAATCGCGGACTGCAGCATGTTCAGATTCAGCTTGAGCCACTGTTCGACCGCGCGCATGTCGGTGATGCGTTTGTCGAGTTCCTCGACATTCGTGAGCGGCGCCATCATGTCGGACATCATCGAGAGCGAGGGTCCGAGGCCGCCGCCCGGTTGCGCGCCGGAGAAAGCCGAACCGAACGGCGACATCCGCATCATGCCCCACATGCGCTCGAGCATTTCAGCGGGCGGAAAACCGGGAAAGCCAGGAAAGGGCGGCGTGGAGCCAGGGGTATCGGTCATGCTTGTCGCCTCGCTGCATAAAGTAAGGAAGGACGCCGTCCCGCGCGCGTCTGATTCGATCATACCGCGCGGGCGGTGGCGTCACGAGCGCTCGCCGTCCGCTACGCCGGCGCCGGACGGCTGTCCGCGCCACGGGTCGGCGCCACCGAAATCCGGCGCGCGCCGCTCCCGCAGCGAGTTCACACCCTCGCGCACATCCGGCCCGGCAAAGCCCATGAACTCCAGCGCGAGCGACGTATCGAACGCCGGCCCCGCCGAGCGCAGCCAGTTGTTCAACGCGTACTTGGTCCAGCGAATCGCCGTCTGCGAGCCGTCGGCCAGCTTCTGCGCGACCTCGAAAGCCTTGGGCAGCAGATCGTTTTCGTCGACGGCAAGCGACACGAGGCCAATGCGCTCCGCCTCTTCGCCGCTCACCGGTTCGCACAGCATCAGGTAATACTTGGCCTTCGCCATGCCGCACAGGAGCGGCCAGACGATCGCCGCGTGATCTCCCGCGGCCACGCCCAGACGCGTATGGCCGTCGATAATGCGCGCCGTCTGCGCGGCGATCGAGATGTCGGCGAGCAGGCCCGCTACGAGCCCCGCGCCCACCGCCGGCCCGTGCATGGCGGACACGACCGGCTTGCTGCAATTGATCACGTTGTAGACCAGATCACGCGCCTCGCGCCACACCCGCGCGCGCACGTCGAAATCGGTTGCCATGTCTTCGACGAGCTGCAGGTCGCCGCCCGCCGAAAATCCCTTGCCTTCACCGCGAATGATCGCGACGCGCGTGTCGGGATCGCGGTCGATGTCGCGCCAGATCTCGGCGAGTTCGAAGTGCATGCGCGCGTTGGCGGTGGCGAGACCGCTCTTGTTGGCACCCTCGCCGCTCATCACGACTTCGAGCACGCCGTGCGGATGCCGATGCAACTGGAGCGATTGATAGTGGGCGTAAAACGCGTCGTTACGGTGTGGTGCCTGAGACATGATGAGCAATCCGTATATCGGTGTGTCGGTGTGTCGGTGTGTCGGTGTGTCGGTTGAACCGGGCCGCGTTCGTCGAAAAGCGCCCTTAAGCCGGACGCTTCACGCGAGGCCCCGAAGAGACTTCCCGCAGAGCGGCAACGTCAAAATGGGCCCAGCGTTTTCCTGACACGCGCATGCGCCGCCCATTCAGCGCGGCTGATAAACCCACTTCGCATTCTTGATTTCGACCATCACACGCGCCCGCTGATCGAGCCCGAGGTGATCCGTGGCGCTCATGTTGACGACGCCGTTGGTATCCGCGAGACCGCGCGTCGCCTCGAGCGCCGCGCGCAGCGCGCGGCGAAACTCCGGCGTGCCCGGCGCGGCGGTTTTCAGCGCGACCGGTATGGCATTGCCGAGCAGCATGCCCGCGTCCCACGTGTACGAGCCGAACGCCGAGACACTGCCCGCGCCGCGCACCGCTTCGAAGCGCGCGATGTAATCGAGCGCGAGCCGCCTCGCCGGATGATCCGCCGGCAATTGCGCGGCGACCAGCACCGGGCTCGCGGGCAGGAAGGTGCCGTTGCAATCGGCGCCGCACACGCGCAGGAAGTCGTTATTCCCCACTCCGTGATTGTGATAGATCAGCCCTTTGTAGCCGCGCTCCCGGAGCGTCTTCGGCGGCAACGCGGCGGGCGTGCCGGCCGCGCCGACCACCACCGCGTCGGGATGAGTCGCCAGGATCTTGAGGACCTGGCCGGTCACGCTCGGATCGGTTCGATTGAAGCGCTCGCTCGCCACCATGGTGATGTGATGCAGTTGAGCGAACTTCGCGACCTCGGTGTAGAAGGTTTCGCCGAGCGCGTCCGCCTGGCCGATGAATGCGATGGTTTTGACGCCGTGCAGACTGGCGTGTTCGGCAATCGCCGAAGCCATCATCGCGTCCGTTTGCGGCGTCTTGAAGACCCAGTGGCGCTTCGCGTCCACCGGCTCGATGATTTTCGCCGACGACGCCAGCGAGATCATCGGTGTTTCACCTTCGGCGACCACGTCGATCATCGCCAGCGAGTTCGGCGTGATCGACGAGCCAATGATCGCGTCAACGTGATTCTCGGAGATCAGCTTCTTGGTGTCCTGCACGGCCTGAGTGGTATCGGACGCGTCATCGAGCACGATGTATTCGACGCTCTGCCCGCCGATCTGTCTGGGCAGCAGCGCGACCGTGTCGCGGGCGGGAATGCCGAGCGACGCGGCCGGTCCGGTCAGCGACAGCACGAGGCCGATTTTCACCTGCGCCAACGCAATGCCGGGCAATAGGCCGGCGAGCGCCGCGCATAAGCCCGCGGCACGACGCGCGAACCGGTCACGCGATTGATTCAGACGCAGATTCGGCGCTTGAACGCGCCGGCTTCCAGGTTCAAGAGATTCGATTCGCGGCATGCTGTCTCCTCACGTCGATTTTTCGTTTTTGATGTGCTGCCGGCGGCCTTGCTCGCGCACGGCTCACGTGTCATTCGCGCGCTGCTTCGCGGCGCTTTTGCGATCCATTCGCAGCGCGCCTCCCGGGGCGTGCCGCCGCGCCAGTCAGTGTAGCCGCGCGAACTCGCCGCGGCATCGGGCGAAACCCTTTCGAAGCCGGCGCGGCCGAGCCGCGTCGCGCACGAAAGCGGTGCGTCAATCGAGCGGCGCGATGCCCTGGTCGATCGAGCCGAAAATCGACTTGCCTGCTTCGTCGAACATTTCGATCTTCACCGTGTCGCCGTATTTCATGAACTCGGTCTGCGGCGCGCCGTGCTCGATCGTTTCGAGGCAGCGCTTCTCGGCGATACAGCAATAGCCGCGCCTGGCGTCCTTGTTCGACACCGTGCCCGACCCCACGATCGCGCCCGCGCGCAGATTGCGCGTCTTCGCCGCGTGGGCGATCAACTGGCCGAAGTGAAACACCATGTCGGTGCCGGCATCCGGCTGGCCGACTTTCTTGCCGTTCCAGTGGACGATCATCGGCCGATGCACGCGGCCTTCGCGCCAATATTCGCCGAGTTCGTCGGGCGTCACCGCGACCGGCGCGAACGACGTGGCCGGCTTGCTCTGGAAAAAGCCGAAACCTTTCGCGAGTTCGGCGGGAATCAGGTTGCGCAGCGAGACGTCGTTGACGAGCGTGATGAGGCGCACGCTCCTGAGCGCCTGCTCGGGCGTTGCGCCCATCGGCACGTCGGTGGTGATCACGGCGACTTCGGCCTCGAAGTCGATGCCGAATGCTTCGGATGCGCACAGCACGTCGTCTTTCGGACCGATGAAGTCGTCGCTGCCGCCCTGATACATCAGCGGATCGGTCCAGAACTCCGGCGGCATTTCCGCGCCGCGCGCGCGCCGCACCAGTTCGACATGGTTCACATACGACGAGCCGTCGGCCCACTGGAACGCGCGCGGCAGCGGCGCCATGCATTCCCTCGCGTCGAAAGCGAAGGTGTTGCGCGCGCGGCCCTGATTGAGCGCGTCGTACAGATCGTGCAGTTGCGGCGCGTAGAAGGCCCAGTCGTCGAGCACGCGCTGCAGCGTGGGCGCGATCGCGTCGGCGATGGCCGCGGTGTGCAGGTCGCGGGACACGACGATCAGCTGGCCGTCACGCGTGCCGTCCTTCAGCGTGGCAAGTTTCATAGAGGAGTGAACCGTGTTAGTGACGATAGAAGGAATCTATTCTACGATGGTGAATCGGCGCGGCCCAAGTGTCCGCGCCCGCCTCGCCCATGTATCGCCTTTTTGAACGCGCCCCGTGCGCCTCGCTCATGCCTCCAATTGCCCGCTCCGGCGCGATCCGCACCGCCGCCGACCCCGCCGAACCGCTCGACACGTCCGAATCCGAAGACGAGAACGCCGAGAGCGGCGAGGAAAAGCTGCGCTCGGGCATCCAGTCGATCGAAGTCGGCTTCAAATTGCTCGATGTGCTGACCCACGAACCGCGCGCCATGATGCTGCGTGATCTCGCCCAGCGTGCCGGCATGAGCCCGGCCAAAGCGCATCGATACCTGGTGAGTTTTCTGCGCCTCGGCGTGGTGTCGCAAGACCCTCTGTCGGGCCGTTACGAACTGGGTGGTTTTGCCCTGCAACTGGGACTCGCGCGGCTCGCTCGCGTGGACGGCGTCAAGCTCGCGCGCATCGCGCTGTCCGAATTGCGCGACCGGCTCGATCTCACGGTCGGCATCGCCGTGTGGGGCAACCAGGGGCCGACCATGGTGCACTGGATGGAATCGAGCTACCCGGCAAAGGCGTCGCTGAAGCTCGGCGATGTGATGCCGCTGCTCAGTTCCGCCACCGGCCTGCTGTTCGCCGCGTATCTGCCGCCGAGCAAGACTGCCGCAATGCTCGAACGCGAACTGGCCGATTCGCACCGCTCGTCGCATATGGGCGGCCCGCGCACGCGCGATGAAGTGGCGCAGGTGCTCGCGCAGGTGCGGGAGCATCAGGCAGCGCGCGTGGAAGGCATGTTGCTGCCGACCATCCACGCCTTTTCGATGCCGGTGTTCGACTCGACCGGCGAACTCGCGCTCGGGCTCGTCGCGCTGGGTCATGAGGGCGCGTTCGATATTCGCTGGGGCGGAGAGATCGATACGGCGTTGCGCGAGTGCGCGCAGAAGCTTTCGTATGAGCTGGGGTATAGTGCCGCGCCACGTGACGAACAGGCGTAATGCGCATTCACTCGCCGATGTCCTCAGTTCCCGCCACCCGCCGTTCCGACCGCACGCCGCCCAACGGGCCGCGCGCCGGTTGGCGCATAGGGCGCTGGGTCGCGGTGCTGCTGGTCGTGGCCGTTTTGCACTGGATCGCCGCGCAATGGGTCGAGCGCAATCGAGCGACGCTGAATCCTTCGGACAACGAGCATGTGCCGGTGCAGGTCGCGCTGCTGACGCCCGAACGGGTCGAACGCGCACCGGCCGCCGCCGCGTCGCCCACGCCGGCACCCGCGCCCGCGCACCGGGCCGCCGCGCACAAGCCGCGCGCACATGTGTTGACGGCGCTGCAACCGGCGCAGCAAGCCGCGCCGGCGGCGCCTGCCGCGGCATCGGACGCCGTGGCGAGCGCGCCGGACGCAGCGGGCTCCAATGCGGCGCCCAATGCCGCTGCGAGTGGCGTCGGCACGGCTGGCGCGCCCACTGCCGCCAGCGCGCCGCAAGCGTCGCCCGGCGTGAAGTTCTCCGTCCCGCCATCCGGCGAACTGCAGTACGACACGTTCTACAACGGCGTGCGCAACCAGCCCGGCACGATCCACTGGACCAGTAGCGCGCAGAGCTACGAGATGGTCGTCTCCGTGCCGCTGCCTTTCGTCGGCACCTTCGTGTATTCGAGCCATGGGCGCATCGACGCATTCGGTCTCGCGCCGGACCAGTACATCGAAAAGCGCGGCCGCCGGGCGGAAGATATCGCGATCTTCAATCGCACCGACAAGAAGATCGCTTTCACGCGCACCCCGGCTTCGCTGCCGTTGCCCGATGGCGCGCAGGACCGTTTCAGCATGGTCATGCAGCTCGCCAGCCTCGTGCGCGGCGACCCGGCCGCCTACAAGCCGGGCGTGACGCGGCAGTTCTTCGTGGTCGACAACGACAGCGGCGAAAACTGGCCGGTCGAGACGATCGGCGACGAAACCATCCGCACGGATCAAGGTTTCCTCGACACGCGCCACTTCAAGCGCCTGCCCCGCCGTGACGGCGATCTGCGCCGCATCGACGTATGGCTCGCGCCGTCGCTCGGCTGGCTGCCCGCGCGCATCGTTCAGACGGAGCCCAACGGCACGCAATTCGAACTGGTATGGCGGGGCAAGCTCAACGCCGGCAACGCCGGCGGCCCGCCCGACAGCAACGGCGCCGCGAGCGCGGCTTCTGCTGACAATTCGACCGGGCCTTCACCGTCGGCCCCAGCGGCAGCCACACCCGGTGTCGCGCCTTCCCCACCGGGCCAGTCGGTCGAATCGACCGACCCCGCCAATACGCCTGGCATCATCAAGCCCTGAAAGCCGCCAATCCGAGCAGGGCCTCGGTCATTCGACGAAACTTCCACCCCGGCGCCGACTCGCAACACATTTGCTGCAACCGTTCGCGCCCGTGCTGCGTATATTTACCGATGGTGCCGTCCGGCTGAACCACCGCGGGGCCACAGCGCGCGTGAATGGATCCTTCCACTGCGTTCCCCTTCAAAGGAGCCCGCATGCAAGTGAACATCAACGGTATCGAAACGCGCTATGTGTTGAGCAACGAGGGCGGCGGCCCGTGGCTGACGTTCGTCCACCAGCTCGGCGGCGACCTGTCCGTCTGGGACCAGCTCGCCGGCTATTTCCGCGACGACTACACCGTGTTGCGCTACGACCTGCGCGGCCATGGCAAGACTGCGGCGTCCGGCGCGCCCTTTAGCGTGGCCGATCTCTCACGCGATCTCGCCGCGCTGCTCGATGCACTCGGCGCACCGCGTACCCATTTGGTCGGCATGTCGTTGGGCGGCATGATCGCGCAGCAATTCGCGCTCGACCATCCCGCGCGGGTCGACACGTTGACGATCGCCGACAGTAGCGGCGGCACGTTGCCGGAAGCCCGCACCATCTGGGATCAGCGTGCGGCGGCGGCCCGCAACGACGGCATGGCGGCGCTCGTGCCCGCAACATTGAGCCGCTGGCTGACAGCCGAATTTCAAGCCGCGCACCCCGAAGTGGTCGAGCAGATCCGCGACGTATTGCTGCACACGTTGTCAGAAGGCTACGCCATGGCGTGCGAAGCCCTGCGCGATTTCGACGTACGCAGTAAGCTGACAACAATCCGATGCCCAACATTGACCGTGGCGGGCCGCCGCGACACGGGCACGCCGCCTGCTGCTACTCAGGCGATAGCAGACGCCATCGAAGGCGCACGTTTCGAACTGCTGGATGCCGCTCATCTTGCGCCCATCGAGCAATCTCATCGTTTTGCTGCACTGCTTGAAACGTTTCTTGAAAGACCGGTCTAACCGGTAGGTTCGGTACTTTTATGAGCATCAATCCGAACCCACCCCTTGAATTCCAAACCATACGCTCCACCTATGGCGCAGGAATGGCCAGGAGCCAACGGAAATAAGGAGTGTCGCCATGCAAATGATCTACAACAGCCCCAATTACTGTGTCGTCGAGTTTCCGCCGCAGGAAGGTCCGCTGGCCATGAAGTCGGGTGGCTATGAGATCGTCGACAAGAACATGCAGCGCGAGATCTATATCGACGGAGCAATGGCGGCGCGTTTTCGCGAACACGTGCAGAAGCTGATCGAAGAGGAGCCGTCGCTGGATGAAGTGGACGAATTCCTCGGCCAGTTCGACAGTTTGATGCATCAACCCGTGATTCTTCACTAAGCAAAGGGTTCGGCTTACCGTTTTTGGCGACATACATTGACCGCGCCGGCTGCACTCCTTCCCGGGTAGGCAGGCGGTTTTTACAAGACGGTCGGCAATCATCATGAAGCGGCCCAGCAGGCGTTTGCCTCGTTGGGCCGTTTTCTTTTTCGCGCCGCCTCGCTGCTCTTTGC from Paraburkholderia aromaticivorans includes:
- the rfaE2 gene encoding D-glycero-beta-D-manno-heptose 1-phosphate adenylyltransferase gives rise to the protein MAATFERKILTRDALATLRPSLNAPVVFTNGVFDILHRGHVTYLADAKALGACLIVGVNSDASVRMLGKGDDRPINNEADRMALLAALESVDYVVCFGEKTPVELISALRPDVLVKGGDYDMDALPESAIVRGWGGKALAIPFEHDRSTTALLRKVRTQG
- a CDS encoding ferritin; protein product: MNTMLYPELYKSLESVRWDMEKDIPWDKFDASLLTDEQAATIKMNAITEWSALPATEMFLRDNHHDSDFSAFMSVWFFEEQKHSLVLMEYLRRFKPAMCPTEEELHAVRFEFDPAPPLETLMLHFCGEIRLNHWYRRAAEWHTEPVIKHIYETISRDEARHGGAYLRYMKKAMAQTGDIARAAFAKIGVLMASARRTEKPLHPTNLHVNQALFPRDTIQSRLPDPEWLERWLDEQIRFDDGWEKKVVERILHNLSILFERTFNTAQELNRYRKEVVTRLQAEQKSAEQPA
- a CDS encoding PhaM family polyhydroxyalkanoate granule multifunctional regulatory protein, whose protein sequence is MTDTPGSTPPFPGFPGFPPAEMLERMWGMMRMSPFGSAFSGAQPGGGLGPSLSMMSDMMAPLTNVEELDKRITDMRAVEQWLKLNLNMLQSAIQALEVQRATLATLRAFGAFAQSSMTQPAAASAAPSPTPATGWPHPAASAPAASPAPSANTGSSAEEPSGDEEQAPATPPFDASAWWNLLQSQFNQIAQFAMTQPAAEAGTPAAGSTEGEEAASASGGEPAGETPQATGQTGEHLATRPAAKRASTSAKRTGGASGASGAGASPKATKKSI
- a CDS encoding enoyl-CoA hydratase/isomerase family protein, with the protein product MSQAPHRNDAFYAHYQSLQLHRHPHGVLEVVMSGEGANKSGLATANARMHFELAEIWRDIDRDPDTRVAIIRGEGKGFSAGGDLQLVEDMATDFDVRARVWREARDLVYNVINCSKPVVSAMHGPAVGAGLVAGLLADISIAAQTARIIDGHTRLGVAAGDHAAIVWPLLCGMAKAKYYLMLCEPVSGEEAERIGLVSLAVDENDLLPKAFEVAQKLADGSQTAIRWTKYALNNWLRSAGPAFDTSLALEFMGFAGPDVREGVNSLRERRAPDFGGADPWRGQPSGAGVADGERS
- a CDS encoding ABC transporter substrate-binding protein, which translates into the protein MPRIESLEPGSRRVQAPNLRLNQSRDRFARRAAGLCAALAGLLPGIALAQVKIGLVLSLTGPAASLGIPARDTVALLPRQIGGQSVEYIVLDDASDTTQAVQDTKKLISENHVDAIIGSSITPNSLAMIDVVAEGETPMISLASSAKIIEPVDAKRHWVFKTPQTDAMMASAIAEHASLHGVKTIAFIGQADALGETFYTEVAKFAQLHHITMVASERFNRTDPSVTGQVLKILATHPDAVVVGAAGTPAALPPKTLRERGYKGLIYHNHGVGNNDFLRVCGADCNGTFLPASPVLVAAQLPADHPARRLALDYIARFEAVRGAGSVSAFGSYTWDAGMLLGNAIPVALKTAAPGTPEFRRALRAALEATRGLADTNGVVNMSATDHLGLDQRARVMVEIKNAKWVYQPR
- a CDS encoding fumarylacetoacetate hydrolase family protein, which gives rise to MKLATLKDGTRDGQLIVVSRDLHTAAIADAIAPTLQRVLDDWAFYAPQLHDLYDALNQGRARNTFAFDARECMAPLPRAFQWADGSSYVNHVELVRRARGAEMPPEFWTDPLMYQGGSDDFIGPKDDVLCASEAFGIDFEAEVAVITTDVPMGATPEQALRSVRLITLVNDVSLRNLIPAELAKGFGFFQSKPATSFAPVAVTPDELGEYWREGRVHRPMIVHWNGKKVGQPDAGTDMVFHFGQLIAHAAKTRNLRAGAIVGSGTVSNKDARRGYCCIAEKRCLETIEHGAPQTEFMKYGDTVKIEMFDEAGKSIFGSIDQGIAPLD
- a CDS encoding IclR family transcriptional regulator codes for the protein MPPIARSGAIRTAADPAEPLDTSESEDENAESGEEKLRSGIQSIEVGFKLLDVLTHEPRAMMLRDLAQRAGMSPAKAHRYLVSFLRLGVVSQDPLSGRYELGGFALQLGLARLARVDGVKLARIALSELRDRLDLTVGIAVWGNQGPTMVHWMESSYPAKASLKLGDVMPLLSSATGLLFAAYLPPSKTAAMLERELADSHRSSHMGGPRTRDEVAQVLAQVREHQAARVEGMLLPTIHAFSMPVFDSTGELALGLVALGHEGAFDIRWGGEIDTALRECAQKLSYELGYSAAPRDEQA
- a CDS encoding DUF3108 domain-containing protein, producing the protein MSSVPATRRSDRTPPNGPRAGWRIGRWVAVLLVVAVLHWIAAQWVERNRATLNPSDNEHVPVQVALLTPERVERAPAAAASPTPAPAPAHRAAAHKPRAHVLTALQPAQQAAPAAPAAASDAVASAPDAAGSNAAPNAAASGVGTAGAPTAASAPQASPGVKFSVPPSGELQYDTFYNGVRNQPGTIHWTSSAQSYEMVVSVPLPFVGTFVYSSHGRIDAFGLAPDQYIEKRGRRAEDIAIFNRTDKKIAFTRTPASLPLPDGAQDRFSMVMQLASLVRGDPAAYKPGVTRQFFVVDNDSGENWPVETIGDETIRTDQGFLDTRHFKRLPRRDGDLRRIDVWLAPSLGWLPARIVQTEPNGTQFELVWRGKLNAGNAGGPPDSNGAASAASADNSTGPSPSAPAAATPGVAPSPPGQSVESTDPANTPGIIKP
- a CDS encoding alpha/beta fold hydrolase, encoding MQVNINGIETRYVLSNEGGGPWLTFVHQLGGDLSVWDQLAGYFRDDYTVLRYDLRGHGKTAASGAPFSVADLSRDLAALLDALGAPRTHLVGMSLGGMIAQQFALDHPARVDTLTIADSSGGTLPEARTIWDQRAAAARNDGMAALVPATLSRWLTAEFQAAHPEVVEQIRDVLLHTLSEGYAMACEALRDFDVRSKLTTIRCPTLTVAGRRDTGTPPAATQAIADAIEGARFELLDAAHLAPIEQSHRFAALLETFLERPV
- a CDS encoding BTH_I0359 family protein, with product MQMIYNSPNYCVVEFPPQEGPLAMKSGGYEIVDKNMQREIYIDGAMAARFREHVQKLIEEEPSLDEVDEFLGQFDSLMHQPVILH